A genomic region of Spea bombifrons isolate aSpeBom1 chromosome 9, aSpeBom1.2.pri, whole genome shotgun sequence contains the following coding sequences:
- the SELENBP1 gene encoding methanethiol oxidase isoform X1, translating to MDKHGSCGPGYKTPLDAMKGPREQIVYLPCIYRSTGIKKPDYLATVDVNPKSPTYSQVIHRLPMPNLNDELHHSGWNTCSSCYGDCTKIRNRLILPSLHSSRVYVVDVGTAPRAPRIHKVVEPEEIFQKTGLVGLHTSHCLGSGDVMISTLGDPEGNGKGGFVLLDAETFEVKGNWEVEGQAAPYGYDFWYQPRHNVMISSEWGAPKAINRGFKIEDVAAGLYGRHIHIWDWTKHTRIQSIDLGEDGLIPLEVRFLHNPDADQGFVGCALGSSVFRFYKKQDGTWAADKVIQVPSKKVEGWALPDMPGLITDILISLDDRFLYFSNWLHGDIRQYDITDPRCPQLVGQVFLGGSIQKGGTVTVTKDEELSEQPEQVVVKGRKIPGGAQMIQLSLDGKRLYVTTSLYSIWDKQFYPDMIKEGSVMMQIDVSPPCPISVPSVPPLCALPGVPLSHSALCCREGSVMMQVDVDTEKGGLKLNKNFLVDFGKEPGGAVLAHEIRYPGGDSTSEIWI from the exons ATAAACACGGATCATGCGGACCCGGATACAAGACCCCGCTGGACGCCATGAAAG GTCCCAGGGAGCAAATCGTTTACCTGCCCTGCATCTATCGCTCCACCGGCATTAAGAAGCCCGACTACTTGGCCACCGTGGACGTGAACCCCAAATCCCCAACCTACTCCCAG GTGATCCACCGCCTGCCGATGCCCAATCTCAATGACGAGCTGCACCACTCTGGCTGGAACACGTGCAGCAGTTGCTATGGGGACTGCACCAAGATCAGGAACCGCCTGATCCTGCCCTCCCTCCACTCCTCCCGCGTCTACGTGGTGGACGTCGGCACGGCCCCGCGAGCTCCTCGCATCCACAAG GTGGTGGAACCAGAAGAAATATTCCAGAAAACCGGCCTGGTGGGTCTGCACACCTCCCACTGTCTCGGCTCCGGGGACGTCATGATCAGCACCTTGGGAGACCCCGAAGGAAATGGCAAAG GGGGCTTCGTGTTACTGGACGCGGAGACTTTTGAAGTGAAAGGGAACTGGGAAGTGGAGGGCCAAGCTGCACCGTACGGCTACGACTTCTGGTACCAGCCGCGGCACAACGTCATGATTAGCTCCGAGTGGGGAGCCCCAAAGGCCATTAACCGCGGCTTCAAGATTGAAGATGTGGCTGCCG GTTTGTACGGGCGTCATATTCATATATGGGACTGGACCAAACACACGCGCATTCAGTCCATAGATCTGGGGGAGGACGGCCTGATCCCCCTGGAGGTGCGCTTCCTGCACAATCCGGATGCCGACCAGGGATTTGTTGGGTGCGCTTTAGGCTCCTCCGTATTTCGTTTCTACAAGAAGCag GACGGCACGTGGGCAGCTGACAAGGTGATCCAGGTGCCGAGTAAGAAGGTGGAAGGCTGGGCATTGCCCGACATGCCAG GTCTCATCACTGACATCCTGATCTCCCTGGACGACCGCTTCCTGTACTTCAGTAACTGGCTGCACGGTGACATCAGGCAGTATGACATCACAGACCCCCGGTGCCCCCAACTGGTGGGGCAG GTGTTTCTAGGGGGCAGCATCCAGAAAGGGGGCACAGTGACCGTCACAAAGGATGAGGAGCTGAGTGAGCAGCCTGAACAGGTGGTGGTAAAG GGAAGGAAAATTCCTGGTGGGGCACAGATGATCCAGCTCAGCCTGGATGGAAAGAGACTTTATGTGACCACCTCACTATACAGCATCTGGGACAAGCAGTTCTACCCCGACATGATCAA GGAGGGCTCTGTGATGATGCAGATTGATGTGTCCCCTCCCTGCCCCATCTCTGTCCCCTCCGTGCCCCCTCTCTGTGCTCTCCCTGGGGTGCCGCTCTCACATTCTGCGCTTTGTTGTAGGGAGGGCTCTGTGATGATGCAGGTTGATGTGGACACAGAGAAGGGAGGACTGAAGTTGAATAAAAATTTCCTGGTGGATTTTGGGAAGGAGCCGGGTGGCGCCGTGCTGGCGCACGAGATCAGATACCCGGGGGGTGACTCCACTTCTGAAATTTGGATCTAA
- the SELENBP1 gene encoding methanethiol oxidase isoform X2, whose translation MDKHGSCGPGYKTPLDAMKGPREQIVYLPCIYRSTGIKKPDYLATVDVNPKSPTYSQVIHRLPMPNLNDELHHSGWNTCSSCYGDCTKIRNRLILPSLHSSRVYVVDVGTAPRAPRIHKVVEPEEIFQKTGLVGLHTSHCLGSGDVMISTLGDPEGNGKGGFVLLDAETFEVKGNWEVEGQAAPYGYDFWYQPRHNVMISSEWGAPKAINRGFKIEDVAAGLYGRHIHIWDWTKHTRIQSIDLGEDGLIPLEVRFLHNPDADQGFVGCALGSSVFRFYKKQDGTWAADKVIQVPSKKVEGWALPDMPGLITDILISLDDRFLYFSNWLHGDIRQYDITDPRCPQLVGQVFLGGSIQKGGTVTVTKDEELSEQPEQVVVKGRKIPGGAQMIQLSLDGKRLYVTTSLYSIWDKQFYPDMIKEGSVMMQVDVDTEKGGLKLNKNFLVDFGKEPGGAVLAHEIRYPGGDSTSEIWI comes from the exons ATAAACACGGATCATGCGGACCCGGATACAAGACCCCGCTGGACGCCATGAAAG GTCCCAGGGAGCAAATCGTTTACCTGCCCTGCATCTATCGCTCCACCGGCATTAAGAAGCCCGACTACTTGGCCACCGTGGACGTGAACCCCAAATCCCCAACCTACTCCCAG GTGATCCACCGCCTGCCGATGCCCAATCTCAATGACGAGCTGCACCACTCTGGCTGGAACACGTGCAGCAGTTGCTATGGGGACTGCACCAAGATCAGGAACCGCCTGATCCTGCCCTCCCTCCACTCCTCCCGCGTCTACGTGGTGGACGTCGGCACGGCCCCGCGAGCTCCTCGCATCCACAAG GTGGTGGAACCAGAAGAAATATTCCAGAAAACCGGCCTGGTGGGTCTGCACACCTCCCACTGTCTCGGCTCCGGGGACGTCATGATCAGCACCTTGGGAGACCCCGAAGGAAATGGCAAAG GGGGCTTCGTGTTACTGGACGCGGAGACTTTTGAAGTGAAAGGGAACTGGGAAGTGGAGGGCCAAGCTGCACCGTACGGCTACGACTTCTGGTACCAGCCGCGGCACAACGTCATGATTAGCTCCGAGTGGGGAGCCCCAAAGGCCATTAACCGCGGCTTCAAGATTGAAGATGTGGCTGCCG GTTTGTACGGGCGTCATATTCATATATGGGACTGGACCAAACACACGCGCATTCAGTCCATAGATCTGGGGGAGGACGGCCTGATCCCCCTGGAGGTGCGCTTCCTGCACAATCCGGATGCCGACCAGGGATTTGTTGGGTGCGCTTTAGGCTCCTCCGTATTTCGTTTCTACAAGAAGCag GACGGCACGTGGGCAGCTGACAAGGTGATCCAGGTGCCGAGTAAGAAGGTGGAAGGCTGGGCATTGCCCGACATGCCAG GTCTCATCACTGACATCCTGATCTCCCTGGACGACCGCTTCCTGTACTTCAGTAACTGGCTGCACGGTGACATCAGGCAGTATGACATCACAGACCCCCGGTGCCCCCAACTGGTGGGGCAG GTGTTTCTAGGGGGCAGCATCCAGAAAGGGGGCACAGTGACCGTCACAAAGGATGAGGAGCTGAGTGAGCAGCCTGAACAGGTGGTGGTAAAG GGAAGGAAAATTCCTGGTGGGGCACAGATGATCCAGCTCAGCCTGGATGGAAAGAGACTTTATGTGACCACCTCACTATACAGCATCTGGGACAAGCAGTTCTACCCCGACATGATCAA GGAGGGCTCTGTGATGATGCAGGTTGATGTGGACACAGAGAAGGGAGGACTGAAGTTGAATAAAAATTTCCTGGTGGATTTTGGGAAGGAGCCGGGTGGCGCCGTGCTGGCGCACGAGATCAGATACCCGGGGGGTGACTCCACTTCTGAAATTTGGATCTAA
- the RFX5 gene encoding DNA-binding protein RFX5: MAEGELYEKVSKKGGLTAGDCQGETEPFSLVQKLRTRITKSVQSKVDSILLDVQKLSDNDKLYLYLQLPPGPSAPEKSNVDISGVNTAEHMYACTWIRNHLEEHTDTCLPKQDVYDAYKRYCDNLCGRPLSVANFGKIIREIFPNIKARRLGGRGQSKYCYSGLRRKSMVSMPPLPSLDLKMAESSELTDLVQSYNNDVINASCALICNWAEKILKRSFNNVVEVAQFLIQQHIINPRSANAELVLSMVLSENSQSGAQKIPKPTADATSSARPATPDGSSDPSAKIKKVAHPPPECPQPLKKRPSDAPKTVSSPQVDALVARLPVLLPRLSSEDKFVSSSSPIRFAAPVLASNILPGPLKVSPLPFASVPPGVPLAVTAGVNGAGLVSQPVAPKVISMILPEVVSLETPPLPKTTPKGPSRETPGAPGGNSENRGARRHAASPSAAGGDCPSKRKRGRPRKLDAPHLAKSSTPGGSVIERRCGEDSSRGCTPPKTTATPTPSQPKDAAASHAEAKETLRREAAAGGTPPRPPVPPQPAEKQEKPSPAEPRNPPAATAPIQVSVIQDGRQSAVHWTVRRGMVERMQRATEQTVGSATGEGERDTVHTSPL; encoded by the exons ATGGCCGAAGGAGAGCTGTATGAAAAGGTTTCTAAGAAGGGAGGCCTGACTGCTGGAGACTGCCAGGGAGAGACAGAGCCCTTCAGCCTTGTGCAGAAACTGCGCACCAGGATCAC CAAATCGGTGCAGTCCAAGGTGGACAGTATATTG cttGATGTGCAGAAGCTGAGCGACAATGACAAGCTTTACCTGTATCTCCAACTCCCACCCGGACCTAGCGCCCCGGAGAAAAG CAACGTGGACATTAGCGGTGTGAACACGGCGGAGCACATGTACGCTTGCACTTGGATACGTAACCATCTAGAGGAACATACAGACACCTGCCTGCCCAAACAAGACGTGTATGATGCCTACAA GCGATACTGCGATAACCTCTGCGGGCGCCCACTCAGCGTGGCCAATTTCGGCAAAATCATACGAGAAATATTTCCTAATATAAAGGCCAGGAGGCTGGGAGGAAGAGGACAGTCCAA ATATTGCTACAGCGGCTTACGAAGGAAGAGCATGGTGAGCATGCCTCCGCTACCCAGCCTGGACCTGAAAATGGCGGAGAGT TCCGAGCTGACCGACCTGGTTCAGTCTTACAACAATGACGTGATCAACGCCTCCTGCGCCTTGATCTGCAACTGGGCAGAGAAGATCCTGAAGCGTTCGTTTAACAACGTGGTCGAGGTAGCTCAGTTCCTAATACAGCAGCACATCATTAACCCCCGCAGTGCCAACGCCGAGCTCGTCCTGTCTATGGTCCTCTCAG AAAATTCTCAGAGCGGCGCCCAGAAAATACCCAAACCGACAGCGGACGCCACGAGCAGTGCAAGACCGGCCACCCCAGACGGCAGCTCCGACCCCTCAGCAAAG ATCAAAAAGGTCGCACACCCGCCTCCGGAATGCCCCCAGCCCCTAAAGAAGCGCCCCTCGGACGCCCCCAAGACAGTCAGCAGCCCCCAGGTAGATGCTTTGGTGGCCCGACTGCCCGTGCTGTTGCCCCGGCTTTCTTCAGAGGATAAGTTTGTGAGTTCCAGCTCTCCCATCCGCTTCGCCGCTCCAGTGCTGGCCTCAAATATACTCCCGGGGCCGCTGAAAGTCTCCCCCCTGCCTTTTGCGTCCGTTCCTCCCGGCGTGCCGCTCGCTGTGACTGCGGGGGTGAACGGGGCCGGGCTGGTCTCTCAGCCCGTAGCCCCTAAAGTCATCAGCATGATTCTGCCCGAAGTAGTAAGCCTGGAAACTCCCCCCCTGCCCAAAACCACTCCGAAAGGGCCGTCCAGAGAAACACCTGGAGCACCGGGGGGCAACAGTGAAAACAGAGGGGCCAGGCGGCACGCGGCGTCCCCCTCCGCAGCTGGCGGGGACTGCCCATCGAAGCGAAAGCGGGGTCGCCCCAGGAAGTTAGACGCACCCCACCTGGCCAAGTCTTCCACCCCAGGAGGCTCAGTCATAGAGAGGAGATGTGGGGAGGACTCCAGCCGCGGCTGCACCCCCCCGAAGACCACCGCAACACCCACCCCCTCGCAACCAAAAGATGCTGCAGCGTCGCACGCCGAGGCAAAGGAAACCCTGCGGCGTGAAGCGGCAGCCGGCGGGACCCCACCGAGACCACCAGTCCCTCCTCAGCCGGCAGAGAAACAAGAAAAGCCATCGCCGGCAGAGCCCAGGAACCCCCCAGCGGCGACGGCCCCCATTCAGGTGAGCGTCATCCAGGACGGGAGGCAGAGCGCCGTACACTGGACGGTGAGGAGAGGAATGGTCGAGAGAATGCAGAGAGCAACGGAGCAAACGGTGGGCTCTGCCACGGGAGAAGGGGAGCGCGACACAGTCCACACGTCCCCCCTTTAA